From a region of the Calliphora vicina chromosome 4, idCalVici1.1, whole genome shotgun sequence genome:
- the dah gene encoding dystrotelin, with protein sequence MATSVCNYTCGGGKEEQIYEFPKLTAIISQLNYEFENYKYTVYRCAVKFVSLQKIFFTSNIPYKLVLAVMERHGIRDGDVNLMVPPFQLTSLIHDVYYACEKLGHFSKLSSYTLESATAILSNFFWNIYDPHRRHSISLLEIKITFLLLCKLYASDQMITEFYNLLNHKKTKSVPKLNFEYLLNILAKIFSYIGEGTAYGSQNISLVMDQCYARSHNLSGLTDYQFHSLWATTQTRFLIYANLVALIKRIEDTEKLIHLNVCASCHMDKITGIRFKCQSCKDLSLCLKCFATGYTTNKHLAGHKMYEVFTEDLPTKKFSHYFAKLCTVFLCNTKKLNEEESKGFCNANETAVHNDTELITIATNRTSNASTVSVKAAAASAVENSRLPQSPNDKIQSSNLQKIDSSLSCLTTTASNALNVSGKLQIIIDKLLHQNEKLEQQLKCVQTSTQDELSRFLNDHQQFLMDIITEMRNFSQTSSVTMSSYPTSSTPNRYNFVKTPTRLDNFSAVLNPRTNTVTINQFHPPLNTPKDNLTHSINGADINRSYLDANKSDYSINDLSLWFNQKRLSSSMPPSLASPPQTLGVLTEVPSQDELNCHGSDEDVVLTMHTRETEMTNFKLLLHKVKEIVEDSYSDNTELSEATQNLENVLDSIIKTEEGRRKSLN encoded by the exons ATGGCAACAAGTGTTTGTAATTACACCTGTGGTGGCGGCAAAGAAgaacaaatttatgaatttcCTAAACTCACTGCAATTATAAGTCAACTAAACTATGAGTTTGAAAATTATAAGTATACAGTTTATCGTTGTGCAGTAAAATTTGTGtcattgcaaaaaatatttttta CTAGCAATATCCCATATAAATTAGTATTGGCTGTTATGGAACGGCATGGAATACGCGATGGTGATGTCAATTTAATGGTACCACCATTTCAATTAACGTCTCTTATACATGATGTATATTACGCTTGCGAAAAATTGGGCCATTTCTCCAAGTTATCATCATATACATTGGAATCTGCCACAGCAATTCTATCAAATTTCTTTTGGAATATCTATGATCC gcaTCGTCGTCATTCAATATCATTGTTGGAGATCAAAATTACTTTTCTATTGCTGTGTAAATTATACGCTTCCGATCAAATGATTacagaattttacaatttaCTTAATCACAAAAAGACCAAGTCTGtacctaaattaaattttgaatatttattaaatattttggctaaaatattttcatatattggCGAAGGAACTGCTTATGGATCGCAAAATATATCCTTAGTTATGGATCAGTGTTATGCTAGA agTCACAACTTATCTGGACTTACCGATTATCAATTCCATTCCCTATGGGCAACGACACAAACTCGGTTCCTAATCTATGCAAATTTAGTAGCACTAATTAAACGGATAGAGGATACCGAGAAACTTATACACCTAAATGTTTGTGCTTCCTGTCATATGGACAAAATAACGGGTATACGATTTAAATGTCAGTCCTGCAAAGATCTGTCATTATGTTTGAAATGTTTTGCCACCGGTTATACTACCAATAAACATCTTGCGGGTCATAAAATGTATGAAGTTTTCACTGAG GATTTGCcaacaaaaaagttttcacATTATTTTGCTAAACTGTGTACTGTATTTCTTTGCAATACTAAAAAGTTGAACGAAGAAGAATCTAAAGGATTTTGTAATGCCAATGAAACAGCAGTTCATAATGACACAGAATTAATAACAATAGCCACCAATCGAACTTCGAACGCGTCTACGGTTAGTGttaaagcagcagcagcaagtGCTGTGGAAAACTCAAGGCTACCCCAATCACCAAATGACAAGATTCAAAgctcgaatttgcaaaaaattgaTT cttcattgtCATGCCTGACTACAACTGCTTCAAATGCGTTGAATGTTTCTGGGAAACTGCAAATAATTATAGACAAACTATTGCATCAAAATGA aAAACTGGAACAGCAATTAAAATGTGTGCAAACATCAACCCAAGATGAACTCTCGAGATTCCTAAATGATCATCAGCAATTTTTAATGGATATTATAACAGAAATGCGCAACTTTTCG CAAACCTCCTCGGTTACAATGAGTTCATATCCAACGTCTAGCACGCCAAATcgttacaattttgttaaaactccAACACGTTTAGATAATTTTAGTGCCGTTCTTAATCCACGAACTAATACAGTTACTATAAACCAATTTCATCCACCACTAAATACACCTAAAGACAATTTAACACATTCAa TAAATGGCGCTGATATAAATCGTAGTTATTTGGATGCAAATAAATCGGATTACTCTATAAATGACTTGAGTTTGTGGTTTAATCAAAAACGTTTATCATCCTCAATGCCACCATCATTAGCATCACCTCCCCAAACATTAGGTGTACTTACTGAAGTTCCCTCTCAAGATGAACTTAATTGTCATGGCAGTGACGAAGACGTCGTTTTAACAATGCACACGCGTGAAACTgaaatgacaaattttaaacttttattgcataaaGTAAAAGAAATTGTAGAAGATTCGTATAGTGACAATACGGAATTATCCGAAGCTacacaaaatttggaaaatgtaTTGGACTCTATTATTAAAACGGAAGAAGGCAGAAGAAAGAGTCTTAATTAA
- the Hou gene encoding glucose-induced degradation protein 8 homolog, translating into MSYNDKNDGISKEEWLMRLEQFPFKQADMNRLIMNYLVTEGFKEAAEKFQIEAGLEPSIELNSLDDRILIRDAVQNGRIQEATHLVNQLHPELLDNERYLFFHLQQLQLIELIRVGKIEDALTFAQNKLSEAGEDIPEVLSELERTLALLAFEKPQDSPFSYLLEQSHRQKIASELNAAILKCEHSADSTPKIMFLLKLIMWAQSKLDASEVNYPKMKDLETALIEPK; encoded by the exons atgagCTACAACGATAAGAACGATGGGATTTCGAAGGAGGAGTGGTTGATGCGTCTGGAACAATTTCCATTTAAACAAGCCGATATGAATCGTTTAATAATGAATTATTTGGTAACAG AGGGATTTAAGgaagcagcagaaaaattccaaattgaaGCTGGTTTAGAACCTAGCATTGAACTGAACTCGCTGGACGATCGTATTCTAATACGCGATGCTGTTCAAAATGGGCGCATACAGGAAGCAACACATTTGGTCAATCAGCTGCATCCTGAATTGTTGGACAATGAACgttatttgttttttcatttacaGCAATTACAACTAATTGAACTCATTAG agTTGGCAAAATTGAAGATGCTTTAACATTTGCTCAAAATAAATTATCAGAAGCTGGAGAGGATATTCCAGAGGTTTTGAGCGAATTAGAAAGGACACTGGCACTTTTGGCCTTTGAAAAACCTCAGGATAGTCCATTTTCATATCTACTCGAGCAATCTCACAGGCAGAAG atCGCCAGTGAATTGAATGCTGCCATTCTTAAATGTGAACACAGTGCAGATTCAACAcccaaaattatgtttttattaaaacttattaTGTGGGCCCAATCAAAATTGGATGCCAGTGAAGTTAATTATCCCAAAATGAAAGATTTGGAAACTGCCCTTATTGAACCGAAAtag
- the Prp5 gene encoding probable ATP-dependent RNA helicase DDX46, translating to MSKSSSGRDRDRERERDRDREYERERDRDRDRERKRRYSRSRSRSPKDNRFARNGNGNNRMRDERKRDRNERDPRDMERNRRDDKRRRQSPSKSKDYEREKFRQAERDREREREKERNERDRERERQRDRERERERDREVEYARNTTSTPPIIIKAESSSSASEEELDKEEEQRRLELEMIKRRERIERWRAERKLKEMEANKKEFKSVLPPTTTIHSAKKWSLEDESEEEDNSFVVELKKEPDSPPSKFHRIKKPKDDDDDEKVYRLKSKSIVIAAKAKIEALREEEEAKEEKQKLQIQLQQQKIQQQQLEQRKLKEKLEMEKLEEKSNTIDNAGNNMATDEDDEIDPLDAYMQEVDKEVRNVNHIVTQPKQNQQGVVILTGVAKKTTKDKHKGELIEQNMDSLEYSSEEELEDIKDTAASLANKHRKELAKIDHSGVDYAAFRKNFYVEVPELARMTQQEVEKYRTELEGIQVKGKGCPKPIKTWAQCGVSKKEMDILRKLCFEKPTPIQCQAIPAIMSGRDLIGIAKTGSGKTLAFILPMFRHILDQPPLEDGDGPISIIMAPTRELCMQIGKDIRKFAKSLNLQAVCVYGGTGISEQIAELKRGAEIIVCTPGRMIDMLAANSGRVTNLRRVTYIVLDEADRMFDMGFEPQVMRIIDNVRPDRQTVMFSATFPRQMEALARRILKKPIEVIVGARSIVCKDVAQHVAIMEDDAKFFKLLELLGIYQEKGSIIVFVDKQENADILLRDLMKASYPCMSLHGGIDQFDRDSTILDFKSGKVRLLIATSVAARGLDVKDLILVVNYDVPNHFEDYVHRCGRTGRAGKKGSAWTFLTHDQGRYAGDIIRALELAESIVPDDLQKLWTDYKNAQEAEGKKVHTGGGFSGKGFKFDEQEANAAKESKKLQKAALGLADSDDEEDIEQDIDQQIEQLFAAKRTVKDTSIPTPAVTMVTTPTAGSTVIAAGTAPAASVITTPAAGALGSDKLELAKRLASKISSNKNLGIDGKVSTQVAADAILKGTATGQPMITARSVVEQLAAKLNNKLNYQPKDEEEIATISGILPNQPNSFTKYEEELEINDFPQQARWKVTSKEALAQISEYSEAGLTVRGTYVPTGKNPPEGERKLYLAIESCSELAVQKAKREITRLIKEELLKLSSAHHVFNKGRYKVL from the exons ATGTCAAAGAGTAGTTCAGG aaGAGATCGTGATCGTGAAAGGGAACGTGACAGAGATCGAGAATATGAAAGAGAGCGTGACAGAGATCGTGATAGAGAAAGAAAACGTCGTTATTCCAGGAGTAGATCTCGATCGCCAAAGGACAACAGATTCGCCCGCAATGGTAATGGCAACAACCGAATGAGGGATGAAAGAAAACGTGATCGCAATGAACGTGATCCTAGGGATATGGAACGTAATAGGCGCGATGACAAACGCAGAAGGCAATCGCCATCTAAATCAAAAGATTATGAACGTGAAAAATT tcgCCAAGCAGAACGCGATCGAGAGAGAGAACGTGAGAAGGAACGGAACGAAAGGGATCGTGAACGAGAACGACAAAGAGACAGAGAAAGGGAACGTGAGCGTGACCGCGAAGTTGAATATGCACGCAATACAACCTCTACACCACCAATAATAATCAAAGCAGAATCCAGTAGCTCAGCATCTGAAGAGGAGCTTGATAAAGAAGAGGAACAAAGGCGTTTAGAGCTTGAAATGATAAAACGTCGTGAACGCATTGAACGTTGGCGTGCAGAACGTAAGCTCAAAGAAATGGaagcaaataaaaaagaattcaaATCAGTACTACCGCCAACGACTACTATTCATTCTGCCAAAAAATGGAGTCTTGAAGATGAATCTGAAGAGGAGGATAACAGTTTTGTAGTTGAACTCAAGAAGGAGCCAGACTCGCCGCCATCAAAATTTCATCGCATTAAAAAACCCAAAGATGACGATGATGACGAAAAGGTATATAGATTAAAATCGAAAAGTATTGTTATCGCAGCTAAGGCGAAAATCGAAGCACTCAGAGAAGAGGAGGAGGctaaagaagaaaaacaaaaattgcaaattCAGTTACAACAGCAAAAGATTCAACAACAGCAGTTAGAACAAAGGAAACTAAAGGAAAAGCTAGAaatggagaaacttgaagaaaagTCTAATACAATAGATAATGCTGGCAATAATATGGCGACTGATGAAGACGATGAAATTGATCCATTGGATGCTTATATGCAAGAAGTCGACAAAGAAGTACGGAACGTTAATCATATTGTTACCCAGCCCAAGCAAAATCAACAGGGCGTCGTTATCCTTACTGGTGTGGCGAAAAAAACTACAAAGGACAAACATAAAGGTGAACTTATTGAACAAAACATGGACAGCCTAGAGTATTCCAGCGAAGAGGAATTGGAAGATATAAAGGATACTGCAGCAAGTTTAGCGAATAAACATCGTAAAGAATTGGCTAAAATCGATCATTCCGGCGTTGATTACGCAGCATTTCGTAAAAATTTCTATGTCGAAGTACCAGAGCTCGCCCGCATGACACAGCAAGAAGTTGAAAAATATCGCACGGAATTGGAGGGAATACAAGTTAAGGGCAAAGGTTGTCCCAAGCCAATTAAG ACGTGGGCTCAATGTGGTGTTAGCAAAAAGGAAATGGATATTCTACGTAAATTGTGTTTTGAAAAACCAACTCCCATACAATGTCAAGCGATTCCGGCCATTATGTCTGGACGTGATCTAATAGGTATTGCTAAAACAGGCAGTGGCAAAACGCTAGCATTCATTTTACCAATGTTTAGGCACATTTTGGATCAACCTCCATTAGAAGACGGCGATGGTCCAATTTCAATTATTATGGCTCCTACCCGTGAATTGTGTATGCAAATTGGCAAAGATATTAGGAAATTTGCAAAAAGTTTAAATCTACAAGCGGTATGCGTCTACGGTGGCACAGGTATCTCGGAGCAGATCGCTGAATTAAAAAGGGGCGCCGAAATTATTGTATGCACTCCCGGGCGTATGATAGACATGTTGGCCGCCAATTCGGGACGTGTGACTAATTTGAGACGTGTAACATATATAGTGTTGGACGAGGCCGATCGTATGTTTGATATGGGTTTTGAGCCGCAAGTAATGCGGATCATAGATAATGTGCGACCAGACCGACAGACGGTTATGTTTAGTGCCACATTCCCTCGTCAAATGGAAGCTTTGGCACGTCGCATTCTAAAGAAACCGATAGAAGTAATTGTTGGCGCCCGGTCAATAGTGTGCAAAGATGTCGCACAGCATGTTGCCATAATGGAGGATGATGCTAAATTCTTTAAACTTTTAGAACTGTTAGGTATTTATCAGGAAAAGGGTAGTATTATAGTTTTTGTTGATAAACAAGAAAATGCCGACATACTTTTGCGCGATCTAATGAAGGCCTCGTATCCCTGTATGAGTTTGCACGGAGGCATTGATCAGTTCGATCGAGATTCGACAATTTTAGACTTCAAATCTGGTAAGGTGCGTTTATTGATAGCTACATCTGTAGCAGCTCGCGGTTTAGATGTGAaggatttaattttagttgttaATTATGACGTACCCAATCACTTTGAAGATTATGTTCATAG GTGTGGTCGAACAGGACGTGCCGGCAAAAAGGGTAGTGCATGGACATTTCTCACTCACGATCAAGGCCGTTATGCTGGTGACATTATAAGAGCCTTGGAGCTTGCCGAATCTATAGTACCGGATGACTTGCAAAAATTATGGACTGATTATAAAAATGCTCAAGAAGCTGAAGGAAAGAAAGTTCATACTGGCGGCGGTTTTAGTGGAAAAGGTTTTAAATTCGACGAGCAAGAAGCTAATGCCGCTAAGGAAAGCAAAAAACTTCAGAAAGCTGCGCTGGGTCTTGCTGATTCCGATGACGAAGAGGATATTGAACAAGATATCGACCAGCAAATTGAACAACTGTTTGCAGCAAAACGCACAGTCAAGGATACTTCCATACCCACTCCTGCAGTTACTATGGTAACCACCCCTACGGCGGGCAGTACGGTCATTGCAGCTGGCACCGCTCCAGCAGCTTCTGTCATTACGACACCAGCTGCTGGGGCTTTGGGCTCTGATAAGCTTGAATTGGCCAAACGTCTGGCATCAAAGATAAGCTCCAATAAAAACTTAGGAATCGATGGCAAGGTTAGCACTCAAGTGGCTGCCGATGCTATACTCAAGGGCACCGCAACTGGCCAGCCAATGATTACTGCCCGTTCCGTAGTGGAACAGTTGGCTGCCAAACTGAACAATAAACTCAATTATCAACCCAAAGACGAAGAGGAAATTGCTACCATATCTGGAATTCTTCCCAATCAACCCAATTCCTTCACAAAATATGAGGAAGAACTCGAAATTAATGATTTCCCCCAACAAGCACGCTGGAAAGTTACTTCAAAAGAAGCTCTGGCTCAAATATCCGAATATTCAGAAGCTGGTCTTACGGTGCGCGGCACCTATGTACCAACTGGTAAAAATCCCCCCGAAGGTGAACGCAAACTTTATTTGGCCATAGAAAGCTGTAGTGAACTGGCTGTACAAAAAGCGAAACGGGAAATAACCCGTCTTATCAAGGAAGAGTTGCTAAAACTTAGTTCAGCCCATCACGTCTTCAATAAGGGAAGATATAAAgtactttaa